The proteins below come from a single Magallana gigas chromosome 10, xbMagGiga1.1, whole genome shotgun sequence genomic window:
- the LOC105329106 gene encoding LOW QUALITY PROTEIN: high mobility group nucleosome-binding domain-containing protein 5-like (The sequence of the model RefSeq protein was modified relative to this genomic sequence to represent the inferred CDS: inserted 2 bases in 1 codon), with protein KRRKRKRKQKGGKQERREQRRGKQERKQKGRKQERAKKRIQERRAKKRIQKRRAKGRKTGEESKGEDTGEDSKEEETEEESKGEDTGEESKEEETEAESEGEDTGEESKEEETEAESKGEDTGEESKGEDTGDDSKEEDTGEESKGEDTGEESKEEDTGEESRGEETGEESRREKNRRGEDTGEESKEEETEAESKGEDTGEESKGEDTGEESKEEETEAESKGEDTGEESKGEDTGEDSKEEDTGEESKGEDTGEESKGEDTGEESKEEDTGEESKGEDTGEESRREKNRRGEQRRGHRRGEQRRGNRSGEQRRLHRRGEQRRGHRRGGQRKGHRRGEQRRGHWRGEQRRGNRSGEQRRGNRRREQKGEKQERRAKMRTQERRAKKRKQKRRAKERTQERRAKKRKQKRRAKERKQEKRAEGRKTGEESKDEDTGEESKEEETEAESKGEDTGEESKEEETEAERKEEDTGEESKEEDTGEDSKEEDTGEESKGEETEEVSRKGKTGDESKGEETEEESIGDEXTGEESKGEDTGEESKEEETEEESKGEDTGEESKGVENRRGKQRVLK; from the exons AAAAGACGGAAGAGGAAAAGAAAGCAAAAGGGAGGTAAACAGGAGAGAAGAGAGCAAAGGAGAGGAAAACAGGAGAGGAAACAGAAGGGGAGGAAACAGGAGAGAGCAAAGAAGAGGATACAGGAGAGGAGAGCAAAGAAGAGGATACAGAAGAGGAGAGCAAAGGGGAGGAAAACGG GAGAGGAGAGCAAAGGAGAGGACACAGGAGAGGATAGCAAAGAAGAGGAAACAGAAGAGGAGAGCAAAGGAGAGGATACAGGAGAGGAGAGCAAAGAAGAGGAAACAGAAGCGGAAAGCGAAGGTGAGGACACAGGAGAGGAGAGCAAAGAAGAGGAAACAGAAGCGGAGAGCAAAGGAGAGGACACAGGAGAGGAGAGCAAAGGAGAGGATACAGGAGATGATAGCAAAGAAGAGGACACAGGAGAGGAGAGCAAAGGAGAGGACACAGGAGAGGAGAGCAAAGAAGAGGACACAGGAGAGGAGAGCAGAGGAGAGGAAACAGGAGAAGAGAGCAGAAGGGAGAAAAACAGGAGAGGAGA GGACACAGGAGAGGAGAGCAAAGAAGAGGAAACAGAAGCGGAGAGCAAAGGAGAGGACACAGGAGAGGAGAGCAAAGGAGAGGACACAGGAGAGGAGAGCAAAGAAGAGGAAACAGAAGCGGAGAGCAAAGGAGAGGACACAGGAGAGGAGAGCAAAGGAGAGGATACAGGAGAGGATAGCAAAGAAGAGGACACAGGAGAGGAGAGCAAAGGAGAGGACACAGGAGAGGAGAGCAAAGGAGAAGACACAGGAGAGGAGAGCAAAGAAGAGGACACAGGAGAGGAGAGCAAAGGAGAGGACACAGGAGAAGAGAGCAGAAGGGAGAAAAACAGGAGAGGAGAGCAAAGAAGAGGACACAGGAGAGGAGAGCAAAGAAGAGGAAACAGAAGCGGAGAGCAAAGGAGATTACACAGGAGAGGAGAGCAAAGAAGAGGACACAGGAGAGGAGGGCAAAGAAAAGGACACAGGAGAGGAGAGCAAAGGAGAGGACACTGGAGAGGAGAGCAAAGAAGAGGAAACAGAAGCGGAGAGCAAAGGAGAGGAAACAGGAGAAGAGAGCAGAAGGGAGAAAAACAGGAGAGGAGAGCAAAGATGAGGACACAGGAGAGGAGAGCAAAGAAGAGGAAACAGAAGCGGAGAGCAAAGGAGAGGACACAGGAGAGGAGAGCAAAGAAGAGGAAACAGAAGCGGAGAGCAAAGGAGAGGAAACAGGAGAAGAGAGCAGAAGGGAGAAAAACAGGAGAGGAGAGCAAAGATGAGGACACAGGAGAGGAGAGCAAAGAAGAGGAAACAGAAGCGGAGAGCAAAGGAGAGGACACAGGAGAGGAGAGCAAAGAAGAGGAAACAGAAGCGGAGCGCAAAGAAGAGGACACAGGAGAGGAGAGCAAAGAAGAGGATACAGGAGAGGATAGCAAAGAAGAGGATACAGGAGAGGAGAGCAAAGGGGAGGAAACAGAAGAGGTGAGCAGAAAGGGGAAAACAGGAGATGAAAGCAAAGGAGAGGAAACAGAAGAGGAGAGCATAGGGGATGA AACAGGAGAGGAGAGCAAAGGAGAGGATACAGGAGAGGAGAGCAAAGAAGAGGAAACAGAAGAGGAGAGTAAAGGAGAGGACACAGGAGAGGAGAGCAAAGGGGTGGAAAACAGGAGAGGAAAGCAAAGGGTATTAAAATAG